A genomic segment from Glycine soja cultivar W05 chromosome 18, ASM419377v2, whole genome shotgun sequence encodes:
- the LOC114396740 gene encoding uncharacterized protein LOC114396740: protein MATPPALPPPPLPPPPVDADASPFTLKRTRKATRLRSLATRPPGAERPVVNVDPATGKADGPHKKKLRTYLGIVAHDKVDVTYDTWKEVPTAQKDLIWEDIQPLQVMWDATIFGVFNQNFPLYIKHEDLSEITHGGQCLSICVIQLWILHLTETSVRAGNSDVYGCLEPQSIQRSGQSQFESESYIKSWIQSSKRDVYLGAYLNRPDNYLKGIINSALKGLDDTPQLKSKAAAKWIVIKIRDLNKSSTYIYFMCVYTNCS, encoded by the exons atggctactccacctgccttgcctcctcctcctcttcctcctcctcctgtaGACGCTGATGCGTCTCCATTTAcgttgaagcggacacgcaaggCGACACGGCTACGATCAttggccactagaccacctggggcAGAAAGACCTGTGGTCAACGTCGATCCTGCTACCggcaaggccgacggtccccacaagaagaaattaagaacatatttggggattgtcgctCATGATAAGGTTGACGTGACATATGACACCTGGAAGgaagtccctactgctcagaaggatttgatatgggaggatattcag CCGctccaggttatgtgggatgctaccataTTCGGGGTGTTTAATCAAAACTTCCCGTTGTATataaagcacgaagatctctctgaaattacacatggtggtcaatgtctcagcatatgtgttatacagttgtggattct CcatctgactgagacaagtgTGCGAGCAGGGAATTCTGATGTGTATGGAtgcctcgagccacagtccattcagagatctgggcaatcacaatttgaatccgaaagttacatcaagagttggaTACAGAGTTCAAAACGAGATGTTTACCTTGGAGCCTATCTGAATAG gccagacaactaccttaagggaataattaacag tgctttgaaaggacttgatgatactccacaactGAAATCCAAGGCTGCTGCTAAGTGGATTGTTATTAAGAtacgtgatttaaataaaagttctacttatatatattttatgtgtgtgtacactaattgtagttaa